A genomic region of Parambassis ranga chromosome 7, fParRan2.1, whole genome shotgun sequence contains the following coding sequences:
- the LOC114438482 gene encoding cytosolic sulfotransferase 3-like — MLCKKKSEEEGSWLVRGNLHTKQDRNQQQAPLNPDKMDFIPRPEMLDFHGVAMTHYFTCNWENVQNFQARPDDILIATYPKAGTTWVSCILDLLYFGQSSPDRQTSTPIYERVPFLEIAVPSIDSGKDLADKLSTSPRLIKTHLPVQFIPKSFWEQNCRIVYVARNAKDNIVSYFHFDRMNMIQPEPGDWSNFFQRFIDGKMVFGSWYDHVNGWWKKKQTHSNLHYMFFEDLVEDTGREINKLCCFLGLSPSAEEKRRITGEVQFESMKKNEATNYSSVAFMDFKISPFMRKGKVGDWKNHFTVAQNEKFDEDYKKKMDSTLQFRTEI; from the exons ATGTTATGTAAGAAGAAAAGTGAGGAAGAAGGCAGTTGGTTGGTCAGAGGTAATTTACACACCAAGCAAGACAGAAACCAGCAACAGGCGCCACTTAATCCTGACAAG ATGGACTTCATACCTCGACCAGAAATGTTGGATTTTCACGGAGTGGCAATGACCCATTATTTCACATGTAACTGGGAGAATGTTCAAAACTTTCAAGCCAGACCAGATGATATACTTATTGCAACATACCCGAAAGCAG GAACCACGTGGGTCTCCTGTATCCTTGACCTGCTTTATTTTGGTCAGAGTTCTCCAGACCGTCAGACATCCACTCCTATCTATGAgagagttcctttcctggagaTCGCTGTTCCATCAATAGACTCAG GAAAAGATCTTGCAGACAAGCTCTCCACTTCTCCCCGACTGATTAAAACTCATCTTCCAGTCCAGTTTATACCAAAATCCTTTTGGGAGCAAAACTGTCGG ATAGTCTATGTTGCCCGCAATGCAAAGGACAACATTGTGTCTTACTTCCACTTTGATCGCATGAACATGATTCAACCAGAACCTGGAGACTGGAGCAACTTCTTCCAGAGGTTCATTGATGGAAAGA TGGTGTTCGGCTCCTGGTACGACCATGTGAATGGCTGGTGGAAGAAGAAACAGACTCATTCAAACCTTCATTATATGTTCTTTGAAGATTTAGTTGAG gatacCGGACGAGAAATAAACAAACTCTGCTGCTTCCTGGGTTTGTCTCCTTCGgctgaagaaaagagaagaattACAGGTGAAGTGCAGTTTGAGAGCATGAAAAAGAACGAGGCGACCAACTATTCGTCAGTCGCCTTCATGGATTTCAAAATTTCTCCCTTCATGAGAAAAG GGAAGGTTGGTGACTGGAAGAACCACTTCACTGTGGCTCAGAATGAGAAGTTTGATGAAGACTACAAGAAGAAGATGGACTCCACTCTTCAGTTCCGCACTGAAATTTGA
- the LOC114438476 gene encoding proline-rich transmembrane protein 3 gives MASMSLMFLAFLLSSHISDAQTVIGSSSSSSFFSLSPLDLNSSPSPTKQTARFWPSLPPRGRSDVPIRIAARERFTTINAVEQRMTHPTTQFSSIFNSALSTQNLSSGPIVTQPTASRPRTDMASLALSRAVAKGGTTTKGSSPPLPTLPSAAVTEPAGDKPVTAGSPEEGSVKDDGDPQGLGSGNSPTVTFVKEESPVPLPTVADEMAQYRPEPQTVISEVKMPPLDSQTVKPRLFVLTTTSTTTTVSTTPQKRTTLSPAVTQQTPGTVALTGEPAANSPSTDRVALPQPTSSTAGTADKAEEKVTVQSQKSSDLNNTTSQVTSTTGALTTPQEAVKTASKTAGSVGRHTASPTVQSSRTRAPSLPATSVVPVTRSRFSPTYQSGVGQRNRSLLLGQPRQAPHSTSNPAPSPSANPTPNGTLLYWVDLSRTLAFAWELHVYGSASLFLLLFAGAALGLILSPGTNCPHRGALALANALLFLAGGLRAALFLIDPYGTRKFLPRSAVTALYNLPLHLLVWTQAALALLALRVAGISVLPSTMERPPLVAVLAVLQCTLLLAADLLSPALSPVVPVTLQVLSLCWGLVLCLGFLCYVFPRIRCPPIPNPGVSVETRRKPWTGSGRVRVILGRVLAVCAVLGALCCGLHVHATLWLYGVLGDWTRFNWGWWLVHFWARLLELAWGFSLLLLGSWVFWRPQGCRGREEGGQDGRAPGDVPSPGQSVGSSQRHTCWTKIVQSLRGKPCRKSDSNGIGGGTGEVPNNWAGQERSGADISKSLIRNQNHEPATAQPRCVKDSNQGRNHRSHSAERGLSDGSTGSLLRLQALGRPPQRSVSGSLDQDKDTSLSFYEFDLRPPSPINLTRSIDDALHREHLLGVGGSLFLPVNHMSQTPSPGSGVSQGPWLRRNSDPQLPSESSDAPTESSMPLGGSVLSSVPSRQVTAPPTPSHQGHRWAGTGGGSVPSSVSCPVSLRPSRTSTGNLGEDGMDDTRPFITPDSDRVRGRAGKPAGSRSYLEVSRHDDSASVNSEIIDL, from the exons ATGGCTTCCATGTCCCTCATGTTCCTGGCCTTCCTTCTCTCCTCACATATTTCAGATGCTCAGACTGTCattggctcctcctcctcctcctcctttttctccctTTCTCCCCTGGACCTTAATTCTTCACCTTCACCAACCAAGCAGACTGCTCGATTCTGGCCCTCGTTGCCTCCCAGAGGTCGCAGTGATGTTCCCATCAGAATCGCAGCCCGAGAAAGATTTACTACTATAAATGCAGTGGAGCAAAGAATGACTCATCCAACCACCCAGTTCAGCTCCATTTTTAATTCTGCCCTGTCTACTCAGAACCTTAGCAGTGGACCAATTGTAACACAACCAACTGCCTCGAGGCCGAGGACTGACATGGCTAGCTTGGCATTAAGCAGAGCTGTCGCAAAAGGAGGCACTACGACAAAAGGCTCGAGTCCACCTCTGCCCACTCTACCCTCCGCTGCTGTTACAGAGCCTGCAGGTGATAAACCTGTGACAGCAGGAAGTCCAGAGGAGGGCTCAGTCAAAGACGATGGTGATCCACAAGGGTTGGGATCTGGTAATTCTCCAACCGTGACATTTGTGAAGGAGGAATCACCTGTTCCTCTGCCAACAGTTGCTGATGAAATGGCACAGTATCGGCCAGAGCCCCAGACTGTGATATCTGAAGTCAAAATGCCACCACTGGATAGTCAGACTGTGAAGCCTCGTCTGTTTGTGCTGACAACGACCAGTACAACCACTACGGTCTCTACAACACCACAGAAAAGAACGACACTGTCTCCTgcagtaacacaacaaacacctgGGACTGTAGCGTTAACAG GTGAACCGGCAGCAAACAGTCCTTCCACTGACAGAGTGGCATTACCACAACCTACTTCAAGCACCGCTGGCACTGCTGACAAAGCTGAAGAAAAGGTTACTGTCCAAAGCCAGAAGAGTTCAGatttaaacaacacaacatcacaagTGACATCTACGACTGGTGCGCTCACTACTCCACAGGAGGCTGTAAAAACAGCCTCCAAAACAGCAGGTTCAGTAGGAAGGCACACAGCAAGCCCCACGGTGCAGTCATCAAGGACAA gGGCTCCTTCCTTACCTGCCACCAGTGTTGTGCCTGTCACCCGATCCAGGTTCAGCCCCACTTATCAAAGTGGTGTTGGTCAGAGGAACCGCTCTCTTCTCCTGGGACAACCTCGCCAAGCTCCTCATTCCACTTCAAATCCTGCCCCCTCCCCCAGTGCCAACCCCACCCCTAATGGCACGCTTCTTTACTGGGTTGACCTCAGCCGGACTCTGGCCTTCGCCTGGGAACTGCATGTCTATGGCTCAGcgagcctcttcctcctcttgttcGCTGGAGCTGCTCTCGGCCTCATCCTGTCTCCTGGCACAAACTGCCCTCATCGGGGTGCTCTAGCACTTGCCAACGCCCTGCTGTTTCTGGCCGGAGGTCTTAGAGCAGCTCTCTTTCTCATTGATCCCTATGGCACACGAAAGTTCCTCCCTCGCTCTGCAGTTACAGCTCTCTACAATTTGCCTCTGCATCTGCTGGTGTGGACGCAGGCAGCCCTGGCACTGCTGGCGCTGAGGGTGGCAGGAATAAGTGTGTTACCTTCAACTATGGAGCGTCCTCCTCTGGTGGCTGTGTTGGCTGTGTTGCAGTGCACTCTGCTGCTCGCGGCGGATCTGCTCTCCCCTGCCCTGTCTCCTGTGGTGCCTGTCACCCTTCAGGTCCTGTCCCTGTGCTGGGGCCTGGTTCTCTGCCTGGGCTTTCTCTGCTACGTCTTTCCACGCATACGCTGCCCTCCTATTCCCAACCCTGGAGTCTCTGTGGAGACCAGAAGGAAGCCTTGGACAGGGAGTGGGAGAGTTAGAGTGATTCTGGGCAGAGTTCTGGCAGTGTGTGCAGTTTTAGGGGCATTGTGCTGTGGATTGCATGTCCATGCTACCCTGTGGCTGTATGGAGTGCTAGGAGACTGGACACGCTTCAACTGGGGATGGTGGCTTGTGCACTTCTGGGCCCGCCTACTGGAACTGGCTTGGGGGTTCTCCCTCCTACTCCTTGGTTCCTGGGTATTCTGGAGGCCTCAGGGttgcagaggaagagaagaaggtgGACAAGATGGTAGAGCACCAGGAGACGTGCCATCCCCAGGCCAGTCTGTAGGCTCCTCACAAAGGCATACCTGCTGGACCAAGATAGTCCAGAGCCTGAGAGGAAAGCCCTGTAGAAAGTCTGACAGTAATGGCAtaggaggaggaacaggggaGGTCCCTAACAACTGGGCAGGCCAGGAACGATCAGGAGCTGACATTAGCAAGAGTCTGATCAGAAACCAGAACCATGAGCCGGCCACTGCACAGCCACGCTGTGTAAAAGATAGCAACCAAGGACGCAATCACAGGAGCCACTCTGCAGAGCGAGGCCTATCTGATGGGTCCACAGGCTccctgctgaggctgcaggcaTTGGGCCGGCCTCCACAGCGCTCAGTGAGCGGCAGTCTGGATCAGGACAAGGATACGTCTCTGTCTTTTTATGAGTTTGACTTGCGGCCACCGTCTCCGATCAACTTGACGCGCAGCATTGACGACGCTCTACACAGAGAGCACCTACTAGGAGTAGGAGGGAgcctgtttcttcctgtgaacCACATGTCACAAACTCCTTCTCCGGGCTCAGGGGTCAGCCAGGGACCATGGCTTCGGAGGAACAGTGATCCTCAGTTGCCTTCTGAGAGCAGTGATGCCCCAACAGAGTCTTCCATGCCACTGGGGGGCAGTGTTCTCAGCAGTGTGCCCAGCAGGCAAGTGACTGCTCCACCCACGCCATCCCACCAGGGTCACAGGTGGGCTGGCACTGGTGGGGGAAGTGTCCCTTCATCAGTGTCCTGTCCTGTGTCCCTTCGTCCCTCCAGAACATCAACAGGAAATCTGGGAGAGGACGGAATGGATGACACACGACCGTTTATCACCCCGGACTCTGATAGGGTGCGAGGGAGAGCTGGGAAGCCAGCGGGGTCACGCAGTTACCTGGAAGTCAGTCGTCATGACGATTCTGCCAGCGTCAACAGTGAAATTATTGACCTATGA